A single region of the Erythrobacter sp. genome encodes:
- the bioB gene encoding biotin synthase BioB — protein MTEIRTDWTREEIAALFDLPFTELVFRAASVHRDHHPPEQVQLCTLLSIKTGGCPEDCGYCSQSVHADSGVEATKLMDVQEVLQRAAQAKDAGSQRFCMGAAWRNPKDRDMPKIVEIVKGVRDMGLETCMTLGMLEPHQADQLAEAGLDYYNHNIDSSPEYYERVISTRDFQCRLDTLDHVRSAGINVCSGGIVGMGETRDDRVGFIHTLATLPEHPESVPVNALVPVKGTVLGDMLADTPMAKIDDIEFARTVAVARITMPMSMVRLSAGRESMSEATQALCFLAGANSIFTGDKLLTAPNAGDDSDGALLAKLGMTALQGEEPKRRIDHREPAE, from the coding sequence ATGACTGAAATCCGCACCGACTGGACCCGCGAGGAAATCGCGGCACTTTTCGACCTTCCCTTCACCGAGCTGGTCTTCCGCGCCGCCAGCGTTCACCGCGACCACCACCCGCCCGAACAGGTCCAGCTCTGCACGTTGCTCTCCATCAAGACCGGCGGCTGCCCCGAAGATTGCGGCTATTGCTCGCAGTCGGTCCATGCCGACAGCGGCGTCGAGGCGACCAAGCTGATGGATGTGCAGGAGGTTCTCCAGCGCGCGGCGCAGGCGAAGGATGCGGGCTCGCAGCGGTTCTGCATGGGCGCGGCGTGGCGCAATCCCAAGGACCGCGATATGCCGAAGATCGTCGAGATCGTGAAGGGCGTCCGCGACATGGGGCTCGAGACCTGCATGACACTGGGGATGCTTGAACCGCATCAGGCAGACCAGCTCGCCGAGGCGGGGCTCGACTATTACAACCACAATATCGACAGCTCGCCGGAATATTACGAGCGGGTGATCTCGACGCGCGATTTCCAGTGCCGGCTCGACACGCTCGATCACGTGCGAAGCGCGGGGATCAACGTGTGCTCGGGCGGGATCGTCGGCATGGGCGAAACGCGCGATGACCGGGTCGGCTTTATCCACACGCTCGCGACCCTGCCCGAACATCCCGAAAGCGTGCCGGTCAACGCGCTGGTGCCGGTCAAGGGCACGGTGCTGGGCGATATGCTCGCCGATACGCCTATGGCGAAGATCGATGATATCGAGTTCGCCCGCACCGTCGCGGTCGCGCGCATCACCATGCCGATGAGCATGGTGCGCCTCTCTGCTGGCCGCGAATCCATGTCCGAGGCGACCCAGGCGCTGTGCTTCCTCGCAGGCGCGAATTCGATCTTCACCGGTGACAAGCTGCTCACCGCGCCCAATGCGGGCGACGACAGCGACGGTGCGCTTCTCGCCAAGCTCGGGATGACCGCCTTGCAGGGCGAGGAGCCGAAGCGCCGCATCGATCACCGGGAACCGGCCGAATAA
- a CDS encoding DEAD/DEAH box helicase: MTFKDLGLSQPVLQALDLKGYDVPTPIQAQAIPPVLEGRDLLGIAQTGTGKTAAFMLPSIDRLRDADNRIPFKSCRMLVLAPTRELAVQIAASAKDYGALAGLKVQVIVGGTSVNKDRNKLHRGTDILVATPGRLLDLIDQNAFNLSGVEVLVLDEADQMLDLGFIHALRKIRDLVPKDRQTLFFSATMPKQIKELVSGYCRNPVQVSVTPESSTAERIDQYLFMVQQDEKQSLLELILSGRHKVPGERDRVLIFTRTKHGADRVVKKLSRAGIAANAIHGNKSQGQRQRALDEFRSGRTAILVATDVAARGIDIPGVSHVINYELPNVPEQYVHRIGRTARAGRDGVAIAFCAEDERAYLKDIRRTTDADFERLALPDNFRAVVEGVGPTKPAPRGATRVSQKKVRPKPAGGARREERAQGEEQRAKPKQKHPARKGRPNRSGPRQGQGQGGGNRRRRGGGGRRASSQGS; encoded by the coding sequence ATGACATTCAAAGACCTCGGGCTGTCGCAGCCCGTCCTCCAGGCGCTCGACCTCAAGGGTTACGACGTGCCGACCCCGATCCAGGCGCAGGCGATCCCGCCGGTCCTGGAGGGGCGCGACCTGCTCGGCATCGCCCAGACGGGCACGGGCAAGACGGCGGCCTTCATGCTGCCGTCGATCGACCGGTTGCGCGATGCGGATAACCGCATCCCCTTCAAGAGCTGCCGGATGCTGGTGCTCGCCCCGACCCGCGAACTCGCGGTGCAGATCGCCGCGAGCGCCAAGGACTACGGCGCGCTCGCCGGCCTCAAGGTGCAGGTCATCGTCGGCGGAACGAGCGTCAACAAGGACCGCAACAAGCTGCACCGCGGGACCGACATCCTCGTCGCGACGCCGGGCCGCCTGCTCGACCTCATCGACCAGAACGCCTTCAACCTGTCGGGCGTCGAAGTGCTGGTGCTCGACGAGGCGGACCAGATGCTCGATCTTGGTTTCATCCACGCGCTCAGGAAAATCCGCGATCTCGTGCCCAAGGATCGCCAGACCCTGTTCTTCAGCGCGACCATGCCGAAACAGATCAAGGAACTGGTGAGCGGCTATTGCCGCAATCCGGTGCAGGTTTCGGTCACGCCCGAAAGCTCGACCGCGGAACGGATCGACCAGTATCTCTTCATGGTCCAGCAGGACGAGAAGCAGTCGCTGCTCGAACTCATCCTGTCGGGCCGCCACAAGGTTCCGGGCGAGCGTGACCGTGTGCTCATCTTCACCCGGACCAAGCACGGCGCGGACCGCGTCGTGAAGAAACTGAGCCGGGCAGGCATCGCCGCCAATGCGATCCACGGCAACAAGTCGCAAGGGCAAAGGCAGCGCGCGCTCGACGAATTCCGCTCGGGCCGCACGGCGATCCTGGTCGCAACCGACGTTGCCGCGCGCGGGATCGACATTCCGGGCGTCTCCCACGTCATCAACTACGAACTGCCCAATGTGCCCGAACAATATGTCCACCGCATCGGCCGCACCGCGCGCGCGGGCCGCGACGGAGTGGCGATCGCCTTCTGCGCCGAGGACGAGCGCGCCTATCTCAAGGACATCCGGCGCACGACCGATGCCGATTTCGAGCGGCTGGCGCTGCCGGACAATTTCCGCGCGGTGGTCGAAGGCGTCGGTCCGACCAAACCCGCGCCGCGCGGCGCGACGCGCGTGTCGCAGAAGAAGGTCCGGCCCAAGCCCGCAGGCGGGGCAAGGCGCGAGGAAAGGGCGCAGGGCGAGGAACAGCGCGCCAAGCCAAAGCAGAAGCACCCGGCGCGCAAGGGTCGTCCCAACCGCTCCGGCCCGCGACAGGGCCAGGGCCAGGGCGGCGGCAACCGGCGGCGTCGGGGCGGGGGCGGTCGCCGCGCCTCCTCGCAGGGAAGCTAG
- the mce gene encoding methylmalonyl-CoA epimerase, translating into MKLGRLNHIGVATPSIADSIKHYRDTLGATHIHEPFDLEEQGVKVCFVDTPTDSGMNGTQIELIEPLGEKSTIRGFLEKNPLGGQHHVCFEVPDIEEARKEFEEMGKRILGPTRIGAHGTPIFFVHPKDMMGMLTEIMETPKEGAHWSN; encoded by the coding sequence ATGAAACTAGGCCGTCTCAATCACATCGGGGTCGCCACCCCCTCCATCGCGGACTCGATCAAGCACTACCGCGACACCTTGGGCGCGACGCATATCCATGAGCCGTTCGATCTCGAGGAACAGGGCGTAAAGGTCTGCTTCGTCGACACGCCCACCGACAGCGGGATGAACGGCACGCAGATCGAGCTGATCGAGCCGCTCGGCGAGAAATCGACCATTCGCGGCTTCCTCGAGAAGAACCCGCTGGGGGGGCAGCATCATGTCTGCTTCGAGGTCCCCGACATCGAGGAAGCGCGCAAGGAATTCGAGGAAATGGGCAAGCGCATCCTCGGCCCCACCCGCATCGGCGCCCACGGCACGCCTATCTTTTTCGTCCATCCCAAGGACATGATGGGCATGCTTACGGAGATCATGGAGACGCCCAAGGAAGGCGCGCACTGGTCCAACTGA
- a CDS encoding enoyl-CoA hydratase-related protein: MSDYETIRVERDGPLTTITLNRPERLNAMPPQMADELGQAFYDLGDTRAVLITGEGKGFCSGADLSARGSGSALGGKGGSHEALIQHYNPAISQLIRADVPVICAVNGPAAGVGCSLALAADFTIAARSAYFLQAFVNIGLVPDGGSTWLLTRAIGRARATRMMMLGEKISGSQAEDWGLVYKCVEDDALMDEAKALAAKLANGPTLAYAHIKRNIATAIDQNLQMVLLAEAEAQRIAGASDDAKEGGMAFLQKRKPEFKGH; this comes from the coding sequence TTGTCCGACTATGAAACCATCCGCGTGGAACGCGACGGCCCGCTCACCACGATCACCCTCAACCGGCCCGAACGCCTCAACGCCATGCCGCCGCAGATGGCGGACGAGCTGGGGCAGGCCTTCTACGATCTCGGCGACACGCGCGCGGTGCTGATCACGGGCGAGGGCAAGGGCTTCTGTTCGGGCGCGGACCTTTCGGCGCGCGGCAGCGGCAGCGCATTGGGCGGCAAGGGCGGCAGCCACGAGGCGCTGATCCAGCATTACAACCCCGCGATCAGCCAGCTCATCCGCGCCGACGTCCCGGTGATCTGCGCGGTCAACGGCCCTGCTGCGGGTGTCGGGTGCTCGCTCGCCCTTGCGGCGGATTTCACCATTGCGGCCAGGAGCGCCTATTTCCTCCAGGCTTTCGTCAACATCGGCCTCGTCCCCGACGGCGGATCGACCTGGTTGCTCACCCGCGCGATCGGCCGTGCGCGCGCGACCCGCATGATGATGCTGGGCGAGAAGATTTCGGGAAGCCAAGCCGAGGATTGGGGCCTCGTCTACAAGTGCGTCGAGGACGATGCGCTAATGGACGAGGCGAAGGCGCTCGCCGCCAAGCTCGCCAACGGCCCGACGCTCGCCTACGCGCACATCAAGCGCAACATCGCCACCGCGATCGACCAGAACCTGCAGATGGTGCTGCTGGCCGAAGCCGAAGCGCAGCGTATCGCGGGCGCGAGCGACGATGCCAAGGAAGGCGGCATGGCTTTCCTCCAGAAGCGCAAACCCGAATTCAAGGGGCATTAG
- the scpA gene encoding methylmalonyl-CoA mutase, which yields MTDKPTPADWKALADKEVKGRDLTWNTPEGFDIKPLYTGEDHEGWDPGLPGFAPFTRGVKASMYAGRPWTIRQYAGFSTAEESNAFYRRNLAAGQKGLSVAFDLATHRGYDSDHPRVVGDVGKAGVAIDTVRDMEILFDQIPLDEMSVSMTMNGAVIPVMAFYIVAAERSGVSQEKLSGTIQNDILKEFMVRNTYIYPPEPSMRIVSDIIAYTSANMPRFNSISISGYHMHEAGATAVQELAFTIADGKAYVERAMAAGLDIDAFAPRLSFFFGIGMNFFMEIAKLRAARTLWYRVMDDLGAKADKSKMLRTHCQTSGVSLQEQDPYNNVIRTTIEAMAATLGGTQSLHTNALDEAIALPTDFSARIARNTQLVLQEESGITNVVDPLGGSHYIEALTATLVDEAEKLIAEVDAAGGMTAYVDSGAPKAAIERAAAEKQTKVDRGETVIVGVNKYRKDKEDPIETLDIDNAKVRKGQIERIEWVRANRDEDACKKALAALTVGCKAGGNVLELAVEAARHDSTLGEISQAMEAVFGRHDATPKPVSGVYKTAYEFDRRWEQVTNGVEAVERRMGRKPKIMVAKMGQDGHDRGANVIASAFSDMGFEVVSGPLFQTPQEARDMALENGVDVIGCSSLAAGHKTLIPELIRLLKEAGRADIKVTAGGVIPASDYDFLREAGVQGIYGPGSNVVECAADILTLLGHNMPPADGEMDEAAE from the coding sequence ATGACCGACAAACCGACCCCCGCCGACTGGAAAGCCCTCGCCGACAAGGAAGTGAAGGGCCGCGACCTCACTTGGAACACGCCAGAGGGCTTCGACATCAAGCCGCTCTACACGGGCGAGGACCACGAAGGCTGGGACCCGGGCCTGCCCGGCTTCGCGCCCTTCACGCGCGGGGTGAAAGCCTCGATGTATGCCGGGCGCCCGTGGACGATCCGGCAATATGCGGGCTTTTCGACCGCCGAGGAATCGAACGCCTTCTATCGCCGTAATCTCGCCGCCGGGCAGAAGGGTCTTTCGGTCGCCTTCGACCTTGCCACCCACCGGGGCTATGACAGCGACCACCCGCGCGTCGTCGGCGATGTCGGCAAGGCGGGCGTCGCGATCGACACCGTGCGCGACATGGAGATCCTGTTCGACCAGATCCCGCTCGATGAAATGAGCGTGTCGATGACCATGAACGGCGCGGTCATCCCGGTCATGGCGTTCTATATCGTCGCCGCCGAACGATCGGGCGTTTCCCAGGAGAAACTGTCCGGGACCATCCAGAACGACATCCTCAAGGAGTTCATGGTCCGCAACACCTATATCTACCCGCCCGAACCGAGTATGCGGATCGTCTCCGACATCATCGCCTATACCTCGGCCAATATGCCGCGATTCAACAGCATTTCGATCTCGGGCTATCATATGCACGAGGCAGGCGCGACGGCGGTGCAGGAGCTCGCCTTCACCATCGCCGACGGCAAGGCATACGTGGAGCGCGCGATGGCGGCCGGGCTCGACATCGACGCCTTCGCGCCGCGCCTGTCGTTCTTCTTCGGCATCGGCATGAACTTCTTCATGGAGATCGCCAAGCTGCGCGCGGCGCGCACGCTGTGGTACCGGGTCATGGACGATCTCGGCGCGAAGGCCGACAAGTCGAAGATGCTGCGCACCCACTGCCAGACCTCGGGCGTGAGCTTGCAGGAGCAGGACCCCTACAACAACGTCATCCGCACCACGATCGAGGCGATGGCAGCGACGCTGGGCGGGACGCAGTCGCTCCACACCAATGCGCTGGACGAGGCGATCGCGCTGCCGACCGACTTCTCCGCCCGCATCGCGCGCAACACGCAGCTCGTCCTTCAGGAGGAAAGCGGCATCACCAATGTCGTCGATCCGCTCGGCGGCTCGCACTACATCGAGGCGCTGACCGCGACGCTGGTGGACGAGGCCGAAAAGCTGATCGCCGAGGTCGATGCGGCGGGCGGGATGACCGCTTACGTGGATAGCGGCGCGCCCAAGGCCGCGATCGAGCGCGCGGCGGCGGAAAAGCAGACCAAGGTCGACCGGGGCGAGACGGTGATCGTCGGGGTCAACAAGTATCGCAAGGATAAGGAAGACCCGATCGAGACGCTCGACATCGACAATGCCAAGGTCAGGAAGGGCCAGATCGAGCGCATCGAATGGGTCCGCGCGAACCGCGACGAGGACGCCTGCAAAAAGGCGCTTGCGGCGCTGACCGTGGGCTGCAAGGCGGGCGGCAACGTGCTCGAACTTGCGGTCGAGGCGGCACGGCATGACTCGACGCTGGGCGAGATTTCGCAGGCGATGGAAGCGGTCTTCGGCCGCCACGACGCGACGCCCAAGCCCGTCAGCGGCGTCTACAAGACCGCCTACGAATTCGACCGGCGCTGGGAACAGGTGACCAATGGCGTCGAGGCGGTCGAGCGGCGCATGGGGCGCAAGCCGAAGATCATGGTCGCCAAGATGGGCCAGGACGGCCACGACCGCGGCGCCAACGTGATCGCCAGCGCGTTCAGCGACATGGGTTTCGAGGTCGTCTCCGGCCCGCTCTTCCAGACCCCGCAAGAAGCGCGCGACATGGCGCTCGAAAACGGGGTCGACGTGATCGGCTGCTCGAGCCTTGCGGCCGGTCACAAGACGCTGATCCCCGAACTCATCCGGCTACTGAAGGAAGCGGGCCGCGCCGACATCAAGGTGACGGCGGGCGGCGTCATCCCGGCGAGCGATTATGACTTCCTGCGCGAGGCGGGGGTGCAGGGCATCTACGGCCCCGGCTCGAACGTGGTCGAATGCGCGGCGGATATCCTGACGCTGCTGGGGCACAATATGCCGCCGGCGGACGGAGAGATGGACGAGGCGGCGGAGTGA
- a CDS encoding NAD-dependent epimerase/dehydratase family protein, which translates to MADTVLVTGGTGYIGGEIIELLLRGGKTVHTTVRDRSKSEPRLRDRWRDAGEALRVFEADLENDAGWAEAMEGVEAVAHVASPFPLATPKHPDELVKPARAGALRALECAKKAGVQRFVLTSSAAAIAYGHPPGRDHFDESDWTVLENPDVPPYHRSKTVAEKASREWVAQNAPDMAFCSINPVAVLGPVYDEDLSTSIELVRKLLTGEIPALPDAGFGIVDVRDVALAHVRALDAPAEAVRDERFAVSDRFLWLREVAEVLRERVPDLSGKVPTRRLPSTIVKLLAPFMADIKQVKTELGRHRDVSGAHAREVLGIDYIAAADSIEATAKSLVEKGIVRVR; encoded by the coding sequence ATGGCTGACACGGTGCTGGTGACCGGCGGGACCGGCTATATCGGGGGCGAGATCATCGAGCTGCTGCTGCGCGGCGGCAAGACGGTCCACACCACCGTGCGCGACCGCTCGAAAAGCGAGCCGCGCCTGCGCGACCGCTGGCGCGATGCGGGCGAAGCCCTGCGCGTGTTCGAGGCCGATCTCGAGAACGACGCCGGCTGGGCCGAGGCGATGGAGGGCGTCGAAGCGGTCGCCCATGTCGCCTCGCCCTTTCCGCTCGCGACGCCGAAACATCCCGACGAACTGGTGAAACCCGCCCGCGCCGGCGCGCTGCGGGCGCTCGAATGCGCGAAGAAGGCGGGGGTGCAGCGCTTCGTCCTGACCAGCTCCGCCGCCGCGATCGCCTACGGCCACCCGCCGGGCCGGGACCATTTCGACGAGAGCGATTGGACCGTGCTCGAAAACCCGGACGTGCCGCCATACCATCGGTCAAAGACGGTCGCGGAAAAGGCTTCGCGCGAATGGGTCGCGCAGAACGCGCCCGACATGGCTTTCTGCTCGATCAATCCGGTCGCGGTGCTGGGGCCGGTCTATGACGAGGACCTTTCGACCTCGATCGAACTGGTGCGCAAGCTCCTGACCGGCGAAATTCCGGCGCTGCCCGATGCGGGTTTCGGCATCGTCGACGTGCGCGACGTCGCGCTCGCCCATGTTCGCGCGCTCGATGCGCCTGCCGAAGCGGTGCGGGACGAACGCTTTGCCGTGTCCGACAGGTTCCTGTGGCTACGCGAGGTCGCCGAGGTGTTGCGTGAACGCGTGCCCGACCTTTCGGGGAAGGTCCCCACCCGCCGCCTGCCTTCGACAATCGTCAAGCTGCTCGCCCCCTTCATGGCCGACATCAAGCAGGTGAAGACCGAACTCGGCCGCCACCGCGACGTCTCCGGGGCGCACGCGCGTGAAGTGCTCGGGATCGACTACATCGCCGCCGCCGACAGCATCGAGGCGACCGCGAAGAGCCTCGTCGAGAAAGGCATCGTGCGCGTGCGTTGA
- the gorA gene encoding glutathione-disulfide reductase, whose protein sequence is MTASEYDYDLFTIGIGSGGTRASRIASGHGARVAAAEEYRVGGTCVIRGCVPKKMLVYGAHFAEDLEDATNFGWTIEGKSFDWVKLRDHVQKDITRLEGLYTQTLENHDVTVFKERARITGPHEITLESGKTVTAKYILIATGARPHVPECEGSEHIITSNEAFHLDAVPKRILILGGGYIANEFAGIFNEFGAKVTLANRSDTILRSYDEALRDRLLQISLTKGIEFLFNTKFEYIRAREDGALDVKLAGHEERVFDTVMAATGRVANTEGLGLEEVGVELGERGEVRVDDYSKTNIDHIYAVGDVTDRVQLTPVAIREGHAFADTVFGKGGPVKVDHSCIPSAVFSHPPIAAVGMTEGEARNVLGNVKVYQADFRPMKNVVAGRNERGLYKMVVDAANDKVVGLHMIGPDSPEIMQMAAVAVKAGLTKADFDATMAIHPTMAEELVLFK, encoded by the coding sequence ATGACCGCTAGCGAATACGATTACGACCTCTTCACCATCGGCATCGGCTCGGGCGGGACCCGCGCGAGCCGCATCGCCTCAGGCCACGGCGCACGGGTCGCCGCAGCCGAGGAATACCGCGTCGGGGGCACCTGCGTCATCCGCGGCTGCGTGCCCAAGAAGATGCTCGTCTACGGCGCGCATTTCGCCGAGGACCTCGAGGACGCGACCAATTTCGGCTGGACCATCGAAGGCAAGAGCTTCGACTGGGTGAAGCTGCGCGATCACGTGCAGAAGGACATCACGCGCCTCGAGGGGCTCTACACCCAGACGCTCGAGAACCACGACGTGACCGTGTTCAAGGAGCGCGCGCGGATAACGGGCCCGCATGAAATCACGCTGGAAAGCGGCAAGACCGTCACCGCGAAATACATCCTCATCGCCACCGGCGCGCGCCCGCACGTGCCCGAGTGCGAGGGGAGCGAGCACATCATCACCTCGAACGAGGCGTTTCATCTCGACGCCGTGCCGAAGCGCATCCTGATCCTCGGCGGGGGCTACATCGCCAATGAATTCGCCGGAATCTTCAACGAGTTCGGCGCCAAGGTGACGCTCGCCAACCGCTCGGACACGATCCTCAGGTCCTACGACGAGGCGCTGCGCGACCGGCTGCTCCAGATCTCGCTGACCAAGGGGATCGAATTCCTCTTCAACACGAAGTTCGAATATATCCGCGCCCGCGAGGACGGGGCGCTCGACGTCAAGCTCGCCGGCCATGAGGAGCGGGTTTTCGACACGGTGATGGCCGCGACGGGCCGGGTCGCGAACACCGAAGGGCTGGGCCTCGAAGAGGTCGGGGTCGAACTGGGCGAGCGGGGCGAGGTCCGGGTCGACGACTACAGCAAGACCAATATCGACCACATCTACGCCGTCGGCGACGTGACCGACCGGGTGCAGCTCACCCCCGTCGCGATCCGCGAGGGGCACGCCTTCGCCGACACGGTCTTCGGCAAGGGCGGGCCCGTGAAAGTCGACCATTCCTGCATCCCGAGCGCGGTGTTCTCGCACCCGCCCATCGCAGCGGTCGGCATGACCGAGGGCGAGGCGCGCAACGTGCTCGGCAACGTCAAGGTCTACCAGGCCGACTTTCGCCCGATGAAGAACGTGGTCGCGGGACGGAACGAGCGTGGGCTCTACAAGATGGTCGTCGATGCGGCGAACGATAAGGTCGTCGGCCTTCACATGATCGGCCCGGATTCGCCCGAGATCATGCAGATGGCCGCGGTCGCGGTGAAGGCCGGGCTGACAAAGGCCGATTTCGATGCGACCATGGCGATCCACCCGACCATGGCCGAGGAGCTGGTGCTCTTCAAATAG
- a CDS encoding acyl-CoA carboxylase subunit beta produces the protein MSANIAEMERRREAARMGGGEKRIAAQHAKGKLTARERLDVLLDEGSFEELDTYVEHDCTDFGMEAQKIPGDGVVTGSGTINGRLVYVFSQDFTVFGGSLSKRHAEKICKVMDTAMKVGAPVIGLNDSGGARIQEGVDSLGGYAEVFQRNVLASGVIPQISLIMGPCAGGAVYSPAMTDFIFMVKDSSYMFVTGPDVVKTVTGEVVTQEELGGAITHTTKTSVADCAFENDIETLLATREFFNYLPLSNREEAPEFPVSDPWDREEPSLDTLIPDNANQPYDMHEVIQKTLDEGTFFEIQPGHAANIICGFGRVEGRTVGVVANQPMVLAGVLDIASSKKAARFVRFCDAFEIPIVTFVDVPGFLPGTSQELGGIIKHGAKLLFAYAEATVPKITIITRKAYGGAYDVMASKHLRGDLNYAWPTAEIAVMGAKGAVEIIFRKDRDDPEKIAQKTKEYEDRFANPFVAASRGYIDEVIHPHATRRRVALGLRRLRTKQLENPWKKHDNIPL, from the coding sequence ATGTCCGCAAACATCGCCGAAATGGAACGCCGCCGCGAAGCCGCCCGCATGGGCGGGGGCGAGAAGCGCATCGCCGCGCAGCACGCCAAGGGCAAGCTGACCGCGCGCGAGAGGCTCGACGTGCTGCTCGACGAGGGCAGTTTCGAGGAGCTCGACACTTACGTGGAGCACGACTGCACCGATTTCGGCATGGAAGCGCAGAAGATCCCCGGCGACGGGGTGGTGACCGGCAGCGGCACGATCAACGGGCGGCTTGTCTATGTCTTCTCGCAGGACTTCACCGTGTTCGGCGGCTCGCTGTCGAAACGCCACGCGGAGAAGATCTGCAAGGTCATGGACACCGCGATGAAGGTCGGCGCGCCCGTCATCGGCCTCAACGATTCGGGCGGGGCACGCATCCAGGAAGGCGTCGACAGCCTCGGCGGCTATGCCGAGGTGTTCCAGCGCAACGTGCTCGCCTCCGGCGTCATCCCGCAGATCAGCCTCATCATGGGCCCGTGCGCGGGTGGGGCGGTCTACTCACCCGCAATGACCGACTTCATCTTCATGGTGAAGGACAGCTCCTATATGTTCGTCACCGGCCCCGACGTGGTTAAGACCGTGACGGGCGAAGTCGTCACGCAGGAGGAACTGGGCGGTGCGATCACGCACACGACCAAGACTTCCGTCGCCGACTGCGCGTTCGAGAACGACATCGAGACGCTGCTCGCGACGCGCGAGTTCTTCAACTACCTGCCGCTGTCGAACCGCGAGGAAGCCCCCGAATTTCCGGTCAGCGACCCGTGGGACCGCGAGGAGCCGAGCCTCGACACGCTCATCCCCGACAACGCCAACCAGCCCTACGACATGCACGAGGTCATCCAGAAGACCCTCGACGAGGGCACCTTCTTCGAGATCCAGCCCGGCCATGCGGCGAACATCATCTGCGGCTTCGGCCGGGTCGAGGGGCGCACGGTGGGCGTGGTGGCGAACCAGCCGATGGTGCTCGCGGGCGTGCTCGACATCGCCTCGTCGAAAAAGGCCGCGCGCTTCGTGCGGTTCTGCGATGCGTTCGAAATCCCGATCGTGACCTTCGTCGACGTGCCCGGCTTCCTTCCCGGCACGAGCCAGGAACTCGGCGGCATCATCAAGCACGGGGCGAAGCTGCTCTTCGCCTATGCCGAGGCGACCGTGCCCAAGATCACGATCATCACCCGCAAGGCATACGGCGGGGCATACGACGTGATGGCATCGAAGCACCTGCGCGGTGACCTCAACTACGCCTGGCCCACCGCCGAGATCGCGGTGATGGGCGCGAAGGGCGCGGTGGAGATCATCTTCAGGAAGGACCGCGACGACCCCGAAAAGATCGCGCAGAAGACCAAGGAATACGAGGACCGCTTCGCCAACCCCTTCGTCGCGGCCTCACGCGGCTATATCGACGAGGTGATCCACCCCCACGCGACGCGGCGGCGGGTCGCGCTGGGGCTCAGGCGGCTGCGGACGAAGCAGCTCGAGAACCCGTGGAAGAAGCATGACAATATTCCGTTGTGA
- a CDS encoding DUF3445 domain-containing protein — MTLGFCVDALLPRARGGGQLRMGLCRLGEAEWLQPGPDLAARAAAFADWPEGVQLTPKAEEPGRELAAMLGARGALPEVALSSHEDICLLSRADGEEVYRLIGAAVAWPTDWRPADKLGLPLRALHAPIAGYEEQLASGVDRFMATLRPGAIYGRCNWFIAPTEQRRWLADGEAQEQFADVTPANAGETLFVRSERQTLRRLPRTGAIAFTIGVYVEPLGALSPENVAMLARAVETLVAGEGDRRGAPAYAAALTAFAAERIPPC; from the coding sequence ATGACCCTCGGCTTCTGCGTCGACGCGCTGCTGCCCAGGGCACGCGGGGGCGGGCAGCTGCGCATGGGGCTGTGCCGATTGGGCGAGGCGGAATGGCTCCAGCCTGGGCCCGACCTTGCGGCACGCGCCGCCGCTTTCGCAGACTGGCCGGAAGGCGTGCAACTCACTCCCAAGGCCGAGGAACCGGGCCGCGAACTGGCGGCCATGCTCGGGGCCCGGGGCGCGCTGCCCGAAGTCGCGCTGTCTTCGCACGAGGATATTTGCCTGCTTAGCCGCGCCGATGGCGAGGAGGTCTACCGCCTGATCGGCGCCGCCGTCGCGTGGCCGACCGACTGGCGCCCCGCCGACAAGCTCGGGCTGCCCCTGCGCGCGCTCCATGCGCCGATCGCGGGGTACGAGGAACAGCTTGCAAGCGGGGTAGACCGTTTCATGGCGACTTTGCGCCCCGGTGCGATCTACGGGCGCTGCAACTGGTTCATCGCGCCGACGGAGCAGCGCCGCTGGCTGGCCGACGGCGAGGCGCAAGAGCAATTCGCCGATGTCACGCCCGCCAACGCCGGCGAGACGCTGTTCGTACGCTCCGAACGCCAGACCTTGCGCCGCCTGCCGCGGACGGGAGCCATCGCGTTCACCATCGGCGTCTATGTCGAACCGCTCGGTGCGCTGTCGCCCGAAAACGTCGCCATGCTCGCCCGCGCCGTGGAAACCCTTGTCGCGGGCGAAGGCGACAGGCGCGGCGCGCCCGCCTATGCTGCGGCACTGACCGCCTTCGCCGCCGAAAGGATTCCGCCATGCTGA